One Methylobacterium sp. 77 DNA window includes the following coding sequences:
- a CDS encoding phospholipase A2 family protein, which translates to MRQHFKASLALVAFFWASHAGAQATPPDSPPPSADQRPATEEPDDPVPGPPPPLAEQSDPNGRSGESLAEPGRDSGIPSSLRNSAQRAGGPANAFNRGGAAPETALPEAPLVDAITGKALFHGNYCGAGQRGEGLPPTDDLDAACMRHDACYEAAGHRSCACDAVLRREASAVSERPSVSVGVRKRALTVAQAADVMSCEAP; encoded by the coding sequence GTGCGGCAACATTTCAAGGCATCGCTGGCCCTCGTAGCCTTCTTCTGGGCTTCGCACGCCGGCGCACAGGCAACGCCGCCGGATTCCCCACCGCCCAGCGCCGACCAGCGGCCGGCCACCGAAGAGCCGGACGATCCCGTTCCGGGTCCGCCGCCGCCGCTCGCGGAGCAATCCGATCCGAATGGCCGCTCGGGCGAATCCCTCGCCGAGCCGGGTCGCGATTCGGGGATCCCGTCCTCCCTGCGCAATTCGGCGCAGCGGGCCGGCGGACCGGCCAACGCCTTCAACCGCGGCGGAGCCGCACCGGAGACCGCCTTGCCGGAGGCACCCCTGGTGGATGCCATCACCGGCAAGGCCTTGTTTCACGGCAATTACTGCGGTGCCGGCCAGCGCGGGGAGGGACTGCCGCCGACCGACGATCTCGACGCCGCCTGCATGCGCCACGATGCCTGCTACGAGGCGGCGGGGCACCGCTCCTGCGCCTGCGACGCGGTTCTGCGACGGGAAGCATCCGCCGTCTCGGAACGCCCCTCTGTATCCGTCGGGGTGCGCAAGCGCGCGCTGACGGTGGCGCAGGCCGCCGATGTCATGTCCTGCGAGGCTCCGTAA
- the ettA gene encoding energy-dependent translational throttle protein EttA produces the protein MAREFIYHMKGLTKTYTGGKKILDNVNLSFYPDAKIGVLGINGSGKSTLLKIMAGIDTEWTGEGFVAQGARVGYLPQEPQLDANKSVRENVMEGVAEKQALLDRYNELAMNYSEETADEMTALQDQIEAKDLWELDSKVDQAMLALGCPSDDQPVATLSGGERRRVALCKLLLWEPELLLLDEPTNHLDAETVNWLEGHLKQYPGAILIVTHDRYFLDNVTGWILELDRTRGYPYEGNYSAWLVQKQKRLAQEGREDMARQRAINREQEWISASPKARQSKSKARITRYDELVAKQNDKIDASAQIVIPIDERLGNNVIEFDHLNKAFGDRLLIEDLSFKLPPGGIVGVIGPNGAGKTTLFKMITGSETPDGGTISVGETVHLGYVDQSRDALDPGATVWQEVSGGNDIIYFNKREINSRAYCAAFAFKGSDQQKKVGTLSGGERNRVHLARTLKGGANVLLLDEPTNDLDMETLRALEEALEDYAGCAVIISHDRWFLNRIATHILAFEGESHVEWFEGNFSDYEEDKKRRLGADSLMPKKIKYKKFSR, from the coding sequence ATGGCGCGCGAATTCATCTACCACATGAAGGGTCTGACCAAGACCTATACCGGCGGCAAGAAGATCCTCGATAACGTCAACCTGTCGTTCTACCCGGATGCCAAGATCGGCGTGCTCGGCATCAACGGCTCGGGCAAGTCGACCCTGCTCAAGATCATGGCCGGCATCGACACCGAATGGACCGGCGAAGGCTTCGTCGCCCAGGGCGCGCGCGTCGGCTACCTGCCGCAGGAGCCGCAGCTCGACGCGAACAAGTCGGTGCGCGAGAACGTGATGGAGGGCGTCGCCGAGAAGCAGGCGCTGCTCGACCGCTACAACGAACTCGCGATGAACTATTCCGAGGAGACGGCGGACGAGATGACCGCCCTCCAGGATCAGATTGAGGCCAAGGACCTCTGGGAGCTCGATTCGAAGGTCGATCAGGCCATGCTGGCCCTAGGCTGCCCCAGCGACGACCAGCCCGTCGCCACCCTCTCGGGTGGCGAGCGCCGCCGCGTCGCCCTGTGCAAGCTGCTGCTGTGGGAGCCCGAACTGCTCCTCCTCGACGAGCCCACCAACCATCTCGACGCCGAGACGGTCAACTGGCTCGAAGGCCACCTGAAGCAGTATCCCGGCGCGATCCTGATCGTGACCCACGATCGCTACTTCCTCGACAACGTCACCGGCTGGATCCTCGAGCTCGACCGCACCCGCGGCTACCCCTACGAGGGCAATTACTCGGCCTGGCTGGTGCAGAAGCAGAAGCGCCTCGCCCAGGAAGGCCGCGAGGACATGGCCCGCCAGCGCGCCATCAACCGCGAGCAGGAATGGATCTCGGCCTCGCCCAAGGCGCGTCAGTCGAAGTCCAAGGCCCGCATCACCCGCTACGACGAGCTGGTGGCCAAGCAGAATGACAAGATCGACGCCTCGGCCCAGATCGTCATCCCGATCGACGAGCGCCTCGGCAACAACGTCATCGAGTTCGACCATCTCAACAAGGCGTTCGGCGACCGCCTGCTGATCGAGGACCTGTCGTTCAAGCTGCCGCCCGGCGGCATCGTCGGCGTGATCGGCCCCAATGGCGCCGGCAAGACCACGCTGTTCAAGATGATCACCGGCTCGGAGACGCCCGACGGCGGCACCATCTCCGTCGGCGAGACCGTCCATCTCGGTTATGTCGACCAGTCGCGCGACGCCCTCGATCCCGGCGCCACCGTCTGGCAGGAGGTGTCCGGCGGCAACGACATCATCTATTTCAACAAGCGCGAGATCAATTCCCGCGCCTATTGCGCGGCCTTCGCTTTCAAGGGCTCGGACCAGCAGAAGAAGGTCGGCACGCTCTCGGGCGGTGAGCGCAACCGCGTCCATCTCGCCCGCACCCTGAAGGGCGGCGCCAACGTCCTCCTCCTCGACGAGCCCACCAACGACCTCGACATGGAGACCCTGCGGGCCCTCGAAGAGGCGCTGGAGGATTACGCCGGCTGCGCCGTCATCATCAGCCACGATCGCTGGTTCCTGAACCGCATCGCGACCCACATCCTCGCCTTCGAGGGCGAGAGCCACGTGGAATGGTTCGAGGGCAACTTCTCGGATTACGAGGAGGACAAGAAGCGCCGCCTCGGCGCCGATTCGCTGATGCCGAAGAAGATCAAGTACAAGAAGTTCTCGCGCTGA
- a CDS encoding DNA/RNA non-specific endonuclease: MLSDGLAGDGLAGAGCPSLFARGRAPVLVNRKLATETVRLCYEAFAVLHSGISRTPIYVSEPLTRASVRNARAIDRTDSFHEEERLPEADRARLDDYVRSGFDRGHMAPAGDMPSAAAQAESFSLANVVPQNRVLNRGLWAAIEESVRRLAVARGQLFVVTGTIYAGTTIDSLDGRVLVPTSLFKALYDPARGEAAAYLVANRADAEWRSIPLGELATLSGIDVFPGLAATAMDLPEPRTYSRGDGAGSDMAGGRPKGRMREEPGFEEWALATLHRMARRLLREVLRSIF, from the coding sequence TTGTTGAGTGACGGCTTGGCGGGTGACGGCTTGGCGGGTGCGGGCTGCCCCTCCCTGTTCGCCCGCGGACGGGCGCCCGTCCTCGTCAACCGCAAGCTCGCCACCGAGACGGTCCGCCTCTGCTACGAGGCTTTCGCGGTTCTGCATTCGGGAATCTCCCGAACCCCCATCTACGTCTCCGAGCCCTTGACGCGAGCGAGTGTCAGGAACGCCCGCGCCATCGACCGGACGGATTCCTTCCACGAGGAGGAGCGCCTGCCCGAAGCCGACCGCGCCCGGCTCGACGACTATGTCCGCAGCGGATTCGACCGGGGCCACATGGCGCCGGCCGGCGACATGCCGAGTGCCGCGGCACAGGCCGAATCGTTCAGCCTCGCCAACGTGGTGCCGCAGAACCGCGTCCTGAACCGGGGCCTGTGGGCGGCGATCGAGGAGAGCGTCCGGCGCCTCGCCGTCGCGCGGGGCCAGTTGTTCGTCGTCACCGGGACGATCTATGCGGGCACCACCATCGACTCCCTTGATGGGCGCGTCCTGGTGCCGACCTCCCTGTTCAAGGCCCTGTACGATCCGGCGCGCGGCGAGGCGGCGGCCTATCTTGTGGCGAACCGGGCCGATGCCGAATGGCGCTCGATCCCGCTCGGCGAGTTGGCGACGCTCTCGGGCATCGACGTCTTTCCCGGACTCGCGGCCACGGCGATGGACCTGCCCGAACCGCGGACCTATTCCAGGGGCGATGGGGCCGGGAGTGACATGGCGGGCGGACGGCCGAAGGGGCGCATGCGCGAGGAGCCGGGCTTCGAGGAATGGGCGCTCGCGACCCTCCACCGGATGGCGCGGCGGCTGCTTCGCGAGGTTCTGCGATCGATCTTCTGA
- the dxs gene encoding 1-deoxy-D-xylulose-5-phosphate synthase, translating into MSRIETSILDGLDEPSSLRALPESALQGVADAVRLEMIDAVSVTGGHLGSGLGVVELTVALHHVFDTPDDRIVWDVGHQAYPHKILTGRRDRIRTLRQPGGLSGFTKRSESVYDPFGAAHSSTSISAALGMAVGRDLDEASAKAKGAPAPKRRNMVAVIGDGSMSAGMAYEAMNNAGALHSRLIVILNDNDMSIAPPVGAMSAYFARLASGGTYRSLRETAKQLGKLLPKALYQRAAAAEEYARSLVVGGGTMFEEMGFHYVGPVDGHNLDHLLPILKNVRDSDEGPILLHVVTRKGKGYAPAEASADRYHGVVKFDVLSGVQAKAKPNAPAYTRVFGESLIKAADADDKVVAITAAMPGGTGIDLFGKAHPDRTFDVGIAEQHAVTFAGGLATEGYKPFVAIYSTFLQRAYDQVVHDVALQNLPVRFCLDRAGLVGADGATHAGAFDLAYLCCLPNMTVMAASDEAELVHMVATAHAHDSGPIALRYPRGEGVGVDLPERGVPLPVGKGRIVRRPEGARVALLSLGTRLGEALKAADQLESAGIAVTVADARFAKPLDEALILDLAASHEVLITLEEGSVGGFGAMVLHLLSEKGALDAGRVRVRTLTLPDLYQDHNNPDTMYAEAGLDADSIVKTVMATLPEQKAGRLRLA; encoded by the coding sequence TTGTCACGGATAGAAACCTCGATCCTCGACGGGCTTGACGAGCCGTCTTCTCTTCGTGCGCTTCCGGAGAGCGCGCTCCAGGGTGTGGCGGACGCGGTGCGTCTTGAGATGATCGACGCGGTGTCGGTGACGGGCGGTCACCTCGGGTCGGGTCTCGGCGTGGTCGAGCTGACGGTGGCGTTGCATCACGTGTTCGACACGCCCGACGACCGGATCGTGTGGGATGTCGGTCACCAGGCCTATCCGCACAAGATCCTGACGGGGCGGCGCGACCGGATCCGGACCCTGCGCCAGCCGGGCGGGCTGTCGGGCTTCACCAAGCGTTCGGAGAGCGTCTACGACCCGTTCGGCGCAGCGCATTCCTCGACCTCGATCTCGGCGGCGTTGGGCATGGCGGTGGGGCGCGATCTCGACGAGGCGTCGGCCAAGGCCAAGGGCGCGCCCGCACCCAAGCGCCGCAACATGGTGGCGGTGATCGGCGACGGCTCGATGTCGGCGGGCATGGCCTACGAGGCGATGAACAATGCCGGCGCGCTGCATTCGCGCCTGATCGTGATCCTCAACGACAACGACATGTCGATCGCCCCGCCGGTGGGGGCGATGTCGGCCTATTTCGCGCGCCTGGCCTCGGGCGGGACCTATCGCTCCCTGCGCGAGACCGCCAAGCAGCTCGGCAAGCTCCTGCCGAAGGCACTCTACCAGCGCGCCGCGGCGGCTGAGGAATATGCCCGCTCGCTGGTGGTGGGCGGCGGCACGATGTTCGAGGAGATGGGCTTCCACTATGTCGGCCCGGTCGACGGGCACAATCTCGACCATCTCCTGCCGATCCTGAAGAACGTGCGCGATTCGGATGAGGGCCCGATCCTGCTCCACGTGGTGACCCGGAAGGGCAAGGGCTACGCGCCGGCGGAGGCCTCGGCCGACCGCTACCACGGCGTCGTCAAGTTCGACGTGCTGTCGGGGGTGCAGGCCAAGGCCAAGCCGAACGCGCCGGCCTATACCCGCGTCTTCGGCGAGAGCCTGATCAAGGCGGCGGATGCCGACGACAAGGTGGTGGCGATCACCGCCGCGATGCCGGGCGGCACGGGCATCGACCTGTTCGGCAAGGCGCATCCCGACCGGACCTTCGATGTCGGCATCGCCGAGCAGCACGCGGTGACTTTCGCCGGCGGGTTGGCGACGGAGGGCTACAAGCCGTTCGTGGCGATCTACTCGACCTTCCTGCAGCGGGCCTACGACCAGGTCGTGCACGATGTGGCGCTGCAGAACCTGCCGGTGCGGTTCTGCCTCGACCGGGCCGGCCTGGTGGGGGCGGACGGCGCGACCCATGCGGGCGCGTTCGATCTCGCCTATCTGTGCTGCCTGCCGAACATGACGGTGATGGCGGCCTCGGACGAGGCCGAGCTGGTGCATATGGTGGCCACGGCGCACGCCCATGACAGCGGCCCGATCGCCCTGCGCTATCCGCGCGGCGAGGGTGTGGGCGTCGACCTGCCCGAGCGCGGCGTACCGCTGCCGGTCGGCAAGGGCCGGATCGTGCGGCGCCCCGAGGGGGCCCGCGTGGCGCTGCTCAGCCTCGGCACGCGCCTCGGCGAGGCGCTGAAGGCGGCCGACCAGCTGGAGAGCGCCGGCATCGCCGTGACGGTGGCGGATGCGCGCTTCGCCAAGCCGCTCGACGAGGCGCTGATCCTGGATCTGGCCGCCTCCCACGAGGTCCTGATCACCCTGGAAGAGGGTTCGGTCGGCGGCTTCGGCGCGATGGTGCTGCATCTCCTGTCGGAGAAGGGCGCGCTGGATGCGGGCCGGGTGCGGGTGCGGACGCTGACGCTGCCGGACCTGTACCAGGACCACAACAACCCGGACACGATGTACGCCGAAGCCGGCCTCGACGCCGACAGCATCGTCAAGACCGTCATGGCCACCTTGCCGGAACAGAAGGCCGGCCGCCTCAGGCTGGCCTGA
- a CDS encoding type II toxin-antitoxin system RelE/ParE family toxin yields MRLLLSRRAAHDLDEIAAYITQTSPQAAENVQARLTDALRTLAEQPHAGRSMGRGLRLFAVPRLPYLIIYRVDTIAGVVAVATIRHGARRPIV; encoded by the coding sequence ATGAGACTTCTTCTCTCTCGCCGCGCCGCCCATGATCTCGACGAGATCGCGGCCTACATCACTCAGACCTCCCCGCAGGCAGCGGAAAACGTCCAGGCCCGGCTCACGGACGCACTTCGGACGCTCGCCGAGCAACCTCATGCGGGACGTTCGATGGGGCGGGGGCTGCGTCTCTTCGCCGTGCCTCGCCTTCCCTACCTCATTATCTACCGAGTCGATACCATAGCCGGGGTCGTTGCCGTCGCCACCATCCGTCACGGCGCACGACGACCCATCGTGTGA
- the hpnA gene encoding hopanoid-associated sugar epimerase: protein MTEATPSGRFDESQFDAGPVLITGASGFLGAALVDVFRKAGFAVRIMVRASSPRTNLTWTDVEIVEGDMRDRASVAAALAGQRYLVHAAADYRLWAPDPEEIVRTNRDGALILMEEALRAGIERIVYTSSVATIKPHDDGTSADETRPLTPGTAIGAYKRSKVVSERVVEEMAARNGLPVVIVNPSTPIGPRDVKPTPTGRIIVEAALGRMPAFVDTGLNLAHVDDVAYGHLLALRHGRVGERYILGGENVLLSQMLGDIAGMVGRKAPTINLPRAVVYPIAFFSEQMARITGKTPFATIDGIKMSRYRMFFTDAKARAELGYSARPYREGLSDALGWFRQSGYLK from the coding sequence ATGACAGAGGCCACCCCTTCCGGCAGGTTCGACGAGAGCCAATTCGATGCCGGCCCGGTGCTCATCACCGGAGCGAGTGGTTTCCTCGGTGCCGCTCTCGTGGACGTGTTCCGCAAGGCCGGGTTCGCCGTGCGGATCATGGTGAGGGCCTCATCCCCGCGCACCAACCTGACCTGGACCGATGTCGAGATCGTCGAGGGCGACATGCGCGATCGCGCGTCGGTCGCCGCCGCTCTCGCCGGACAGCGCTACCTCGTCCACGCCGCCGCCGATTACCGGCTCTGGGCGCCGGACCCGGAAGAGATCGTCCGCACCAACCGCGACGGCGCGCTGATCCTCATGGAAGAAGCCCTGCGGGCGGGGATCGAGCGCATCGTCTATACGTCGAGCGTCGCCACCATCAAGCCGCATGACGACGGCACCTCGGCCGACGAGACGCGCCCCCTCACCCCCGGCACGGCCATCGGCGCCTACAAGCGCAGCAAGGTCGTGTCCGAGCGCGTGGTCGAGGAGATGGCGGCCCGCAACGGCCTGCCCGTGGTCATCGTCAACCCTTCGACGCCGATCGGCCCGCGCGACGTGAAGCCGACGCCCACCGGCCGCATCATCGTGGAAGCGGCGCTCGGCCGGATGCCGGCCTTCGTCGATACCGGCCTCAACCTCGCCCATGTGGACGACGTCGCCTACGGCCATCTCCTGGCCCTGCGGCATGGCCGCGTGGGCGAGCGCTACATCCTCGGCGGCGAGAACGTGCTGCTGTCGCAGATGCTCGGCGACATCGCCGGGATGGTCGGCCGCAAGGCGCCGACGATCAACCTGCCGCGCGCGGTCGTCTATCCGATCGCCTTCTTCTCCGAGCAGATGGCGCGGATCACCGGCAAGACGCCGTTCGCGACCATCGACGGCATCAAGATGTCGCGCTACCGCATGTTCTTCACCGATGCCAAGGCACGGGCCGAGCTCGGCTACAGCGCGCGGCCCTATCGCGAGGGGCTGTCGGATGCGCTCGGCTGGTTCCGCCAATCGGGGTATCTGAAGTGA
- the hpnC gene encoding squalene synthase HpnC, with translation MSATLDSATDARSGKGHKDENFPVASHLIHPKNRGAILAFYDFVRAGDDVADHADLSPERKIELLDHLADAVTGKGPSDPEAEPLKRELAARGLPPTHALELLDAFRLDAVKNRYEDWDDLIAYCRLSALPVGRYVLDVHGEDPAVVWGPSDAICAALQIINHLQDCAKDYRRNDRVYLPRDVLERHGVTVDALAADRASPALRAVIRELAERTMVLLDEGAILPDLIDDLRLSLEIAAIHRLAVVLTKGLLTRDPLSEKVHHGKAGFALTALGGIAATLARRPLRARILRRQATRVASHGARP, from the coding sequence GTGAGCGCCACCCTCGACAGCGCGACGGATGCGCGCTCGGGCAAGGGGCACAAGGACGAGAACTTCCCCGTCGCCTCCCACCTGATCCACCCGAAGAATCGCGGCGCGATCCTGGCGTTCTACGATTTCGTCCGGGCCGGCGACGATGTCGCCGACCATGCCGACCTGTCGCCCGAGCGCAAGATCGAGCTTCTCGACCATCTCGCCGATGCGGTGACCGGCAAGGGGCCGTCCGATCCGGAGGCCGAGCCGCTGAAGCGCGAACTCGCCGCGCGCGGCCTGCCGCCGACGCACGCGCTCGAACTCCTCGACGCCTTCCGCCTCGACGCCGTCAAGAACCGCTACGAGGACTGGGACGACCTCATCGCCTATTGCCGGCTCTCGGCCTTGCCGGTGGGCCGCTATGTCCTCGACGTCCATGGCGAGGACCCGGCCGTGGTGTGGGGGCCGTCGGACGCGATCTGCGCCGCGCTCCAGATCATCAACCACCTCCAGGATTGCGCGAAGGATTACCGTCGCAACGACCGGGTCTACCTGCCGAGGGACGTGCTGGAGCGCCACGGCGTCACCGTCGACGCGCTCGCCGCCGACAGGGCGTCCCCTGCCCTGCGCGCCGTCATCCGCGAACTCGCCGAGCGGACGATGGTCCTGCTCGACGAGGGCGCGATCCTGCCCGACCTCATCGACGACCTGCGCCTGAGCCTCGAGATCGCGGCGATCCACCGTCTCGCCGTGGTGCTCACGAAGGGCCTGCTCACCCGCGACCCGCTGAGCGAGAAGGTCCATCACGGCAAGGCGGGGTTCGCCCTCACCGCCCTCGGCGGGATCGCCGCGACGCTGGCGCGGCGCCCGCTGCGCGCGCGCATCCTGCGCCGTCAGGCCACGCGCGTCGCGAGCCACGGAGCCCGGCCATGA
- the hpnD gene encoding presqualene diphosphate synthase HpnD, translating to MSATASPVSGTADVPDAALPAAGSSFYTAMRLLPKDRREAMYAVYAFCRSVDDVADDGGPAPVRAAELDRWRADIDALYAGNPVPRVQDLVVPIRRYGLLREDFQAVIDGMAMDAFEDIVAPDEATLDLYCDRVASAVGRLSVRIFGLPEADGIRLAYHEGRALQLTNILRDIDEDAERGRLYLPREKLAAIGLTDPTPHSAIAHPRIGEVCIAVAGEAEAHYRDTWSIIDRNPRKETKAPRLMAAAYRLYLDAVLKRGWAMPRARVKPSKLALLGVALRHGIL from the coding sequence ATGAGCGCCACCGCATCGCCCGTATCGGGGACCGCAGACGTGCCGGATGCCGCGCTGCCGGCCGCCGGCTCCTCGTTCTACACCGCCATGCGGCTGCTGCCGAAGGATCGCCGCGAGGCGATGTACGCGGTTTACGCCTTCTGCCGCTCGGTCGACGACGTCGCCGACGATGGCGGGCCGGCTCCCGTCCGCGCGGCCGAACTCGACCGCTGGCGCGCCGATATCGACGCCCTCTATGCCGGCAACCCGGTGCCGCGCGTGCAGGATCTGGTCGTGCCGATCCGGCGCTACGGCCTGCTGCGCGAGGATTTCCAGGCGGTCATCGACGGCATGGCGATGGATGCGTTCGAGGACATCGTCGCTCCCGACGAAGCCACCCTCGATCTTTATTGCGACCGCGTCGCCAGCGCCGTCGGACGGCTGTCCGTGCGCATCTTCGGCCTGCCCGAGGCCGACGGCATCCGCCTCGCCTACCATGAGGGCCGCGCGCTGCAGCTCACCAACATCCTGCGGGACATCGACGAGGATGCCGAGCGCGGCCGCCTCTACCTGCCGCGTGAGAAGCTGGCCGCCATCGGTCTCACCGATCCGACGCCCCATTCCGCCATCGCCCATCCCCGCATCGGCGAGGTCTGCATCGCCGTCGCCGGCGAGGCGGAGGCGCATTACCGCGATACCTGGTCGATCATCGATCGCAACCCGCGCAAGGAAACGAAGGCGCCCCGTCTGATGGCTGCGGCCTACCGGCTCTATCTCGACGCGGTGCTGAAGCGCGGCTGGGCGATGCCCCGCGCCCGGGTGAAGCCCTCGAAGCTCGCGCTGCTCGGCGTCGCGCTCCGTCACGGGATCCTGTGA
- the hpnE gene encoding hydroxysqualene dehydroxylase HpnE, protein MAGAETGTVHVIGAGLAGLSAAVSLAERGRHVVLHEAAKQAGGRCRSYFDSTLGLTIDNGNHLLLSGNRSSLDFLKLIGAPSDALAGPEEAEFPFADLKTGERWTLRPNSGRVPWWVLQASRRVPGSRAMDYLAPLSILRAASGKAPGRGGTIGERMECSGPLYERLWRPVLLAALNTDPHESDVGLAATILRETLGAGGAACRPLIAVGGLSAAFVDPALAYLAGRGAEMRFGRRLRGLGAGEGRVDTLLFSDESITLGRDDSVVLALPPWVAADLIPGLSAPRSYRSIVNAHFAIVPPQGSPLLLGVVNGLTEWLFAYPDRLSVTISGADRLLDVPREDLGRQIWAEISTLTGLAPELPSWQIVKEKRATFAATPEEAARRASAVTAHDNLVLAGDWTATGLPSTIEGAIRSGTTAAHALLKGAPARREAVARGAA, encoded by the coding sequence ATGGCGGGCGCGGAGACCGGGACGGTCCATGTCATCGGCGCAGGCCTCGCCGGCCTGTCGGCCGCCGTGTCGCTGGCGGAGCGGGGCCGGCATGTCGTCCTGCACGAGGCCGCCAAGCAGGCGGGCGGGCGCTGCCGCTCCTATTTCGATTCGACGCTCGGCCTGACCATCGACAACGGCAACCACCTGCTGCTGTCGGGCAACCGCTCGTCCCTCGACTTCCTGAAGCTGATCGGCGCGCCTTCCGATGCCCTGGCCGGGCCGGAGGAGGCCGAGTTCCCGTTCGCCGACCTGAAGACCGGCGAGCGCTGGACCCTGCGGCCGAATTCCGGCCGGGTGCCGTGGTGGGTGCTGCAGGCCTCGCGCCGCGTGCCCGGCAGCCGCGCCATGGATTACCTCGCTCCCCTGAGCATCCTGCGGGCCGCCTCGGGCAAGGCTCCCGGCCGTGGCGGCACGATCGGCGAGCGCATGGAATGTTCCGGGCCGCTCTACGAGCGCCTCTGGCGTCCGGTGCTGCTCGCGGCGCTCAATACCGACCCGCACGAGAGCGATGTCGGGCTCGCCGCCACGATCCTGCGCGAGACGCTGGGCGCGGGCGGTGCCGCCTGCCGGCCGCTCATCGCCGTCGGCGGCCTCTCGGCGGCCTTCGTCGATCCGGCCCTGGCCTATCTGGCCGGGCGCGGCGCGGAGATGCGCTTCGGGCGCCGCCTGCGCGGCCTCGGTGCCGGCGAGGGCCGGGTCGATACCCTGCTCTTCAGCGACGAATCAATCACCCTCGGTCGCGATGATTCGGTCGTGCTCGCCCTGCCGCCATGGGTCGCCGCCGACCTGATCCCGGGCCTTTCTGCGCCGCGATCCTACCGGTCGATCGTCAATGCTCACTTCGCGATCGTTCCTCCACAGGGCTCGCCGTTACTTCTCGGCGTGGTGAATGGTCTGACCGAATGGCTCTTCGCCTATCCGGATCGACTGTCGGTGACCATCAGCGGCGCCGATCGCCTGCTCGATGTGCCGCGCGAAGACTTGGGGCGGCAGATCTGGGCCGAGATCTCGACTTTGACCGGACTTGCACCGGAACTGCCAAGCTGGCAGATCGTCAAGGAGAAGCGGGCGACCTTCGCGGCGACGCCCGAAGAGGCCGCACGACGCGCGAGCGCCGTGACGGCCCATGACAATCTCGTCCTGGCAGGCGACTGGACCGCGACCGGCCTGCCATCGACGATCGAGGGAGCGATCCGTTCGGGAACGACGGCTGCGCACGCGCTCCTCAAGGGCGCGCCAGCGCGCCGTGAAGCTGTGGCGCGCGGCGCGGCGTGA